A portion of the Desulfovibrio oxyclinae DSM 11498 genome contains these proteins:
- a CDS encoding substrate-binding periplasmic protein, with protein MGTFHFTRLLRTSVALFMLVALPALPGTSLAADDTIDFFLPDTDWPPYITGTPNAAGRGVLVDVLAEAAAPLGLSVEVRQLPDKRGWIMLRSGEVDAHAKAIEWTHAPEQYLWTIPFLQSVDVLLTHKQNDFDYDGPDDLMGKRVAVIDSFVYPDLEPLFQQGLVRRVNATHPGQMLSLVREGRADAAVVNYRETLWMFKQNPDLAHEPFRLHSEPVGSAWYRYLFHRSERWEPVVERISEELEAMRQDGRLEAILRHYR; from the coding sequence ATGGGCACCTTTCACTTTACCCGGCTCCTGAGAACCTCAGTTGCCCTTTTCATGCTGGTGGCCCTGCCTGCTCTGCCCGGCACCTCGCTCGCGGCAGACGATACCATCGATTTTTTCCTGCCCGACACCGACTGGCCGCCCTACATCACCGGCACCCCGAACGCGGCAGGACGCGGCGTGCTGGTGGACGTCCTCGCCGAAGCGGCAGCGCCACTCGGACTCAGCGTCGAAGTGCGCCAACTGCCTGACAAGCGCGGCTGGATCATGCTGCGAAGCGGCGAAGTGGACGCCCACGCCAAAGCCATCGAATGGACGCACGCCCCGGAGCAGTACCTCTGGACAATACCCTTCCTTCAGTCCGTCGATGTTTTGCTGACGCACAAACAGAACGATTTCGACTATGACGGCCCGGACGACCTGATGGGTAAGCGCGTGGCGGTCATAGACAGCTTCGTCTACCCTGACCTCGAACCGCTTTTCCAGCAGGGACTGGTCCGCCGGGTAAACGCTACGCACCCCGGCCAGATGCTCAGCCTCGTCCGCGAAGGCCGCGCCGACGCCGCCGTGGTCAACTATCGGGAGACGTTGTGGATGTTCAAGCAGAACCCGGACCTCGCTCACGAACCTTTCAGACTCCACTCGGAACCCGTCGGCAGTGCATGGTACCGATACCTCTTCCACCGCAGCGAGCGCTGGGAACCGGTGGTGGAGCGAATCAGCGAAGAGCTGGAAGCCATGCGGCAGGACGGAAGACTTGAAGCAATTCTTCGTCACTATCGCTGA
- a CDS encoding glycine zipper domain-containing protein, with product MRKALVIIMLTTFLAAGYGCANKAQSGAGLGAMAGATIGALTFKNKVSGAAIGAGVGLLMGYIVGNEWDKHDEQQVQQTLETGKSHQTHSWVNPDTGAQYSATPSPPYMENDRVYRDVVISESGPDGDKVMAKAYRDSNGEWRLKQ from the coding sequence ATGCGCAAAGCACTGGTAATCATCATGCTGACAACCTTTCTGGCCGCAGGCTACGGTTGCGCGAACAAGGCCCAGTCCGGGGCCGGACTCGGCGCAATGGCCGGTGCGACCATCGGCGCCCTGACCTTCAAGAACAAGGTCTCTGGAGCCGCCATCGGAGCGGGCGTCGGGCTCCTGATGGGCTACATCGTCGGCAACGAGTGGGACAAGCACGACGAACAGCAGGTCCAGCAGACGCTTGAGACCGGCAAATCCCATCAGACCCATAGTTGGGTCAACCCCGACACCGGCGCGCAGTATTCCGCCACTCCTTCCCCGCCGTACATGGAAAACGACCGGGTCTACCGCGACGTGGTCATCAGCGAAAGCGGGCCGGACGGAGACAAGGTCATGGCCAAGGCCTACCGCGACTCCAACGGCGAATGGCGGCTTAAGCAGTAG
- the aspA gene encoding aspartate ammonia-lyase gives MTNECRLEHDCIGQLEVPCDAYYGCQTLRAMQNYPITDIPISHHPRLLRALAYIKMACAEANSSLGLLDEQIARAIFKAGEEIVGGKLHDQFVVDVIQGGAGTSTNMNANEVICNRALEILGYEKGRYDIVHPNNHVNMSQSTNDVYPTALRLALILEIQDLMEAMDYLKDAFAGKGKEFGHVLKMGRTQLQDAVPMTLGQEFDAWATMIGEDIERLREARHLVHEINMGATAIGTGLNAHPDYARTVLEKLTALTSLPLVCSANLVEATQDTGAYVQLSGVLKRVTVKLSKICNDLRLLSSGPRCGLNEINLPPMAPGSSIMPGKVNPVIPEVVNQVAFRVIGNDLTVTMAAEGGQLELNVMEPVLGHSLFESLSILRRACLTLADRCIKGITANEERCREMVEHSIGLVTALNPFIGYEKSTEIAKEALASGRSVYDIVLEKGYLTQEELEDILHPDNMTKPRYFCRK, from the coding sequence ATGACCAATGAATGCCGCCTGGAACACGACTGCATCGGACAGCTGGAAGTCCCCTGCGACGCCTATTACGGTTGCCAGACGCTGCGGGCCATGCAGAATTATCCCATTACCGACATACCCATTTCGCACCATCCGCGCCTTTTGCGCGCGCTGGCCTACATCAAGATGGCCTGCGCCGAGGCCAACTCCTCGCTGGGGCTTCTGGACGAGCAGATAGCCCGGGCCATCTTCAAGGCCGGAGAGGAAATCGTGGGCGGCAAGCTGCACGACCAGTTCGTGGTGGACGTGATTCAGGGCGGGGCCGGAACGTCGACCAACATGAACGCCAACGAGGTCATCTGCAACCGCGCACTGGAAATTCTCGGGTATGAAAAGGGCCGGTATGACATTGTTCACCCCAACAACCACGTGAACATGTCACAGTCCACCAATGACGTGTACCCAACCGCGCTGCGACTTGCGCTGATTCTTGAGATTCAGGACCTCATGGAGGCCATGGACTACCTCAAGGATGCCTTTGCCGGGAAAGGCAAGGAGTTCGGCCACGTGCTCAAGATGGGTCGCACCCAGCTTCAGGACGCGGTGCCCATGACCCTCGGTCAGGAATTCGACGCATGGGCCACCATGATCGGCGAGGATATCGAACGGCTGCGCGAGGCGCGGCATCTGGTGCACGAGATCAACATGGGGGCCACCGCCATCGGCACCGGCCTGAACGCGCACCCCGATTATGCGCGTACCGTGCTGGAGAAGCTGACGGCGTTGACGTCGCTGCCGCTGGTCTGCTCGGCCAACCTCGTGGAAGCCACGCAGGATACGGGAGCCTACGTGCAGCTTTCGGGCGTGCTCAAGCGCGTGACGGTCAAGCTTTCCAAGATATGCAACGATCTGCGACTGCTCTCCAGCGGCCCGCGCTGCGGGCTCAACGAGATCAATCTGCCGCCCATGGCGCCGGGGTCCTCCATCATGCCGGGCAAGGTGAACCCGGTTATTCCGGAGGTGGTCAATCAGGTGGCGTTTCGCGTCATTGGCAACGACCTGACCGTGACCATGGCGGCCGAAGGCGGTCAGCTGGAGCTCAACGTCATGGAGCCGGTGCTCGGCCACAGTCTGTTCGAGTCGCTCTCGATTCTCCGCCGTGCCTGCCTGACGCTGGCGGACCGCTGCATCAAGGGCATCACCGCCAACGAAGAGCGTTGCCGGGAGATGGTGGAGCATTCCATCGGGCTGGTCACGGCCCTCAATCCGTTCATCGGGTATGAAAAATCGACGGAGATTGCCAAGGAGGCCCTTGCGTCAGGGCGTTCGGTTTATGACATCGTGCTGGAAAAAGGGTACCTTACACAGGAGGAATTGGAGGATATCCTGCACCCGGACAACATGACCAAGCCGCGGTATTTCTGCCGTAAGTGA
- the typA gene encoding translational GTPase TypA has product MKDLVRNDNLRNIAIIAHVDHGKTTLVDGMFRQSGLFREGQEVDERIMDSMDLERERGITIAAKNCSVHWKDTKINIIDPPGHADFGGEVERSLSMADGAILLVDASEGPLPQTRFVLKKALDRGLNIIVVINKVDRQDARPEEVVNEIYDLFIDLDATEEQLEFPLLYAIGRDGIAMESPEERGENLHILLDLILSEIPGPAYDENEPFQMLVSDLSYSDYLGRLAVGKVHHGSVKANDTLACIGEDGTPARLKVSKLQTYEGPKVVPADKIMPGDIIVLAGIEDVRIGDTICHVESPKALERITVDEPTVSMRFSINTSPLAGTEGKLVQGTKIRERLHRETLLNVAIQVEDADGRDAFIVKGRGEFQMAILVETMRREGFELSVGRPEVIFKKVDGQLQEPIERLFVDCDEEFTGVVTEKLSARKARMTNMVNHGTGRVRMEFSVPSRSLIGYRDEFLTDTKGTGIMNSYLEGYDDYRGEFPSRRTGSIVSDRSGKGVAYALFNLEPRGQLFITAGESVYEGMIVGERNRSGDINVNPCKEKKLTNVRASGKDDAVVLTPVKPMNLERALNFITEDELVEVTPQNIRLRKITLSGTERHRMEGRKKKETE; this is encoded by the coding sequence ATGAAGGACCTCGTGCGTAACGACAATTTAAGGAATATCGCCATCATCGCCCACGTTGACCACGGCAAGACAACACTGGTCGACGGCATGTTCAGGCAGTCCGGACTGTTCCGCGAAGGACAGGAAGTGGACGAACGCATCATGGACAGCATGGACCTCGAACGCGAGCGCGGCATCACCATCGCCGCCAAGAACTGTTCGGTCCACTGGAAAGACACCAAGATCAACATCATCGATCCCCCCGGCCACGCCGACTTCGGCGGCGAGGTGGAACGCAGCCTGTCCATGGCCGACGGCGCCATCCTGCTCGTGGACGCATCCGAAGGCCCCCTGCCCCAGACCCGTTTCGTGCTCAAGAAAGCGCTGGACCGCGGCCTGAACATCATCGTGGTCATCAACAAGGTGGACCGGCAGGACGCACGCCCCGAGGAAGTGGTCAACGAAATCTATGACCTGTTCATCGACCTCGACGCCACCGAGGAACAGCTGGAATTCCCGCTGCTCTATGCCATCGGCCGCGACGGCATCGCCATGGAATCCCCGGAAGAACGCGGCGAGAACCTGCACATCCTGCTGGACCTGATCCTCAGCGAAATCCCCGGCCCGGCTTACGACGAGAACGAGCCGTTCCAGATGCTCGTCTCCGATCTTTCCTACTCCGACTATCTCGGGCGCCTCGCGGTGGGCAAGGTTCACCACGGTTCGGTCAAGGCCAACGACACGCTGGCCTGCATCGGCGAAGACGGGACGCCGGCGCGCCTCAAGGTCTCCAAACTCCAGACCTACGAAGGCCCCAAGGTCGTTCCCGCCGACAAGATCATGCCCGGCGACATCATCGTGCTCGCGGGCATCGAGGACGTGCGCATCGGCGACACCATCTGCCACGTGGAGAGCCCCAAGGCGCTTGAGCGCATCACCGTGGACGAACCCACCGTGTCCATGCGTTTCAGCATCAACACCTCCCCGCTGGCCGGGACCGAAGGCAAGCTCGTGCAGGGCACCAAGATCCGTGAACGCCTGCATCGCGAAACGCTGCTGAACGTGGCCATTCAGGTGGAGGACGCGGACGGCCGCGACGCCTTCATCGTCAAGGGCCGCGGCGAATTCCAGATGGCCATTCTGGTGGAAACCATGCGCCGCGAAGGCTTCGAGCTTTCCGTCGGTCGTCCCGAAGTCATTTTCAAGAAGGTGGACGGCCAGCTTCAGGAGCCCATCGAGCGCCTGTTCGTGGACTGCGACGAAGAGTTCACCGGCGTGGTCACGGAAAAGCTCTCCGCCCGCAAGGCGCGCATGACCAACATGGTCAACCACGGCACCGGCCGCGTGCGCATGGAGTTCTCCGTGCCGTCGCGCTCCCTCATCGGCTACCGCGACGAGTTCCTGACCGACACCAAGGGCACCGGCATCATGAACTCCTACCTCGAAGGGTACGACGACTACCGTGGCGAGTTCCCGTCCCGCCGCACCGGTTCCATCGTGAGCGACCGCTCCGGCAAGGGCGTGGCCTACGCCCTGTTCAACCTCGAACCGCGCGGCCAGCTGTTCATCACCGCGGGCGAGTCCGTTTACGAAGGCATGATCGTCGGCGAACGCAACCGCTCCGGCGACATCAACGTGAACCCCTGCAAGGAAAAGAAGCTCACCAACGTCCGCGCCTCAGGCAAGGACGACGCCGTGGTGCTGACCCCGGTCAAGCCCATGAACCTTGAGCGCGCCCTGAACTTCATCACCGAGGACGAACTGGTGGAAGTCACTCCCCAGAACATCCGTCTGCGCAAGATCACCCTCTCGGGCACCGAGCGCCATCGCATGGAAGGCCGCAAGAAGAAGGAAACCGAATAG
- a CDS encoding sigma-54-dependent transcriptional regulator has translation MARILIIDDDPQVCGTIESLSTRMAHKPSKALTLDEGLRRVRQGGIDVVFLDVRLPDGNGLDILPEIVSLPEAPEVIILTGRGDPDGAELAIQQGVWDYLLKPSSVREITLTLGRALKYRDQKLAKSALENLELSGVIGESPTFKSTLRQLAEAARADSNVLVTGETGTGKELFARTIHRNSGRKGGSFVVVDCASLTESLVESTLFGHKKGAFTGAHSDRTGLVKLADGGTLFLDEVGEMPLSIQKSFLRVLQERTFRPVGGTSELQSDFRLLSATNQDLEKLVEQGEFRSDLLFRLKTMQIHLPPLRMRPEDIRILAQWQTERVCRRYGVAEKGFGSDFLPTLESYEWPGNVRELLNIMEQTVVGAGEEKTLYSMHLPRELRIKVARAQIHKMTGSDSSDDAQPGRKLGQDIFEEIFEQQLPALRDFKSMAEKAYLEELIRQCEGDVPKTLSVSGLSRSHFYALLKKYGLSL, from the coding sequence GTGGCCCGAATCCTGATCATAGATGACGATCCGCAAGTCTGCGGCACCATTGAAAGTCTCTCTACCCGGATGGCGCACAAGCCGTCCAAGGCGCTGACTCTCGACGAGGGACTGCGCCGCGTGCGGCAGGGAGGGATAGATGTGGTGTTCCTTGATGTCCGGCTGCCAGACGGCAACGGCCTCGACATCCTGCCGGAAATCGTATCGCTCCCCGAAGCGCCCGAGGTTATCATCCTCACCGGTCGCGGGGATCCTGACGGGGCGGAGCTGGCCATCCAGCAGGGCGTCTGGGACTACCTGCTCAAGCCGAGCTCCGTGCGTGAGATCACCCTCACGCTGGGCCGGGCTCTGAAATATCGCGACCAGAAGCTCGCCAAGTCCGCGCTGGAAAATCTGGAACTCAGCGGTGTCATCGGCGAGAGTCCGACGTTCAAGAGCACCCTGCGCCAGTTGGCGGAAGCGGCCCGTGCGGATTCCAACGTGCTGGTCACCGGCGAGACCGGGACCGGCAAGGAGCTTTTCGCCCGTACCATCCACCGCAACAGCGGCCGCAAAGGCGGCAGTTTCGTGGTTGTGGATTGTGCATCGCTCACGGAGTCGCTGGTGGAGAGCACGCTGTTCGGCCACAAGAAGGGGGCGTTCACCGGCGCGCATTCCGACCGCACCGGCCTCGTGAAGCTGGCTGACGGCGGCACGCTTTTCCTCGACGAAGTGGGGGAGATGCCCCTGTCGATCCAGAAGTCTTTTCTGCGTGTGCTTCAGGAACGTACGTTCCGGCCCGTGGGCGGCACATCGGAACTTCAAAGCGATTTCCGGCTGCTCTCCGCAACCAATCAGGATCTTGAAAAGCTTGTTGAACAGGGCGAGTTCCGCAGCGATCTGCTGTTCCGGCTCAAGACCATGCAGATTCACCTGCCGCCCCTGCGTATGCGTCCGGAAGACATCCGTATTCTCGCCCAGTGGCAGACCGAGCGCGTCTGTCGCCGGTACGGCGTGGCGGAGAAGGGGTTCGGCTCCGATTTCCTGCCCACGCTGGAAAGCTACGAGTGGCCCGGCAACGTGCGGGAACTGCTGAACATCATGGAGCAGACCGTGGTCGGTGCCGGCGAGGAAAAGACCCTGTATTCCATGCATTTGCCCCGCGAGCTTCGCATCAAGGTCGCCCGGGCGCAGATCCACAAGATGACCGGTTCCGATTCTTCGGACGACGCCCAGCCGGGTCGCAAGCTCGGGCAGGACATCTTCGAGGAAATCTTCGAGCAGCAGCTTCCGGCTCTTCGCGACTTCAAGTCCATGGCCGAGAAAGCCTACCTTGAAGAGCTCATCCGCCAGTGCGAGGGCGATGTGCCCAAGACGCTCTCCGTCTCAGGGCTCTCACGCTCGCATTTTTACGCCCTGCTGAAGAAGTACGGCCTATCACTCTAG
- a CDS encoding septal ring lytic transglycosylase RlpA family protein — MRRFIILVSTMVALMLLSGCASLNKLNPFPQHIYSSGGGYRSGKSGGAVDRSGKTKPYTIAGKRYYPLQTAAGYDTVGTASWYGSDFHGRKTANGEIYDMYGVSAAHKTLPLGTRVHVTNLENGRDVVLVINDRGPFVRGRIIDLSYGAARRLDIVQKGTAKVRVKAIGTAPSPTVTMASSNKAYQVRVGAFANRNNAVRTHRELRRSGHRGARIATIRNNGRTLHVVQAGTFSDRRQAERVLRKLQRQFPSSYITS, encoded by the coding sequence ATGCGCCGTTTCATTATTCTCGTTTCGACCATGGTTGCGTTGATGCTGCTTTCGGGTTGCGCCAGCCTGAACAAGCTCAATCCGTTCCCGCAGCATATTTATTCCTCGGGCGGAGGGTACCGCTCCGGCAAGAGCGGCGGCGCGGTGGACCGCAGCGGCAAGACCAAGCCGTACACCATCGCCGGGAAGAGGTATTACCCTCTCCAGACCGCGGCGGGATACGACACTGTCGGGACGGCGTCATGGTACGGCAGCGATTTCCACGGCCGCAAGACCGCCAACGGCGAAATTTACGACATGTACGGCGTTTCCGCCGCGCACAAGACGCTTCCCCTCGGCACGCGGGTCCATGTGACCAACCTCGAAAACGGCCGGGACGTGGTACTTGTGATCAACGACCGGGGACCGTTCGTGCGTGGTCGCATCATCGATCTTTCCTACGGAGCGGCCAGACGGCTGGACATCGTGCAGAAGGGCACCGCCAAGGTCCGTGTAAAGGCCATCGGCACCGCTCCTTCTCCCACCGTCACCATGGCTTCTTCCAACAAGGCCTATCAGGTCCGCGTGGGCGCCTTTGCCAACAGGAACAACGCCGTGCGCACGCATCGCGAGCTGCGCCGAAGCGGCCACCGCGGGGCACGCATTGCCACCATCCGCAATAACGGACGCACGCTGCACGTGGTGCAGGCCGGCACGTTCTCGGATCGCAGACAGGCAGAACGCGTCCTGCGCAAGTTGCAGCGGCAGTTCCCTTCCAGCTACATCACCAGTTGA
- a CDS encoding aromatic amino acid transport family protein: MAIASRQAVITSALVVTGNMVGAGILALPVNLGPAGVLPALSGIVLMWLLMTTTAIIYSEQKSLVQSETADLPSFFGSELGTAGKWISIVANLIILYGVLVAYLAGVASIINHLFHIDLPGWVTTVGYFAFATLMTSFGAVVMARGNAVLMLLMWGTFAMLVFMTVPTMSATNLGFSDWGFLPSGLPVLITAFHFHNIIPTICRTLKQDRRAIRTAIIGGTSLGLFMNIVWVVVVCLALPLSGADDSVVYAFRNNLPATIPLAEMIASPVFMQAALVFSVVAMTTSFMANGTALLSFIRDLTSTYLGVSGMKLVWPLAFLPPLAVGIFYPDVFLIALNIAGGLGENLLFGILPGFLLVRYFSKGSFRHRLGLFLVAAFSAVLIIELGQEFGLLNISPDVEYWTAHHVQP; encoded by the coding sequence ATGGCGATAGCGAGTCGGCAGGCGGTGATCACCAGTGCGCTTGTGGTGACGGGGAACATGGTCGGCGCGGGCATTCTGGCGCTGCCGGTGAATCTTGGACCGGCGGGCGTGCTCCCGGCTCTTTCGGGCATCGTCCTCATGTGGCTGCTCATGACCACCACCGCGATCATATATTCCGAACAGAAAAGCCTGGTGCAGAGCGAAACCGCGGATCTGCCGAGTTTTTTCGGCTCGGAGCTCGGCACGGCGGGTAAGTGGATCAGCATCGTCGCCAACCTCATTATTCTTTATGGCGTTCTGGTGGCCTACCTCGCGGGCGTGGCCTCCATCATCAATCATCTTTTCCACATCGACCTGCCCGGCTGGGTGACCACAGTTGGCTACTTCGCCTTCGCCACGCTCATGACGAGCTTCGGCGCGGTGGTCATGGCGCGCGGAAACGCCGTGCTCATGCTGCTCATGTGGGGCACGTTCGCCATGCTGGTGTTCATGACCGTCCCGACCATGAGCGCGACGAATCTCGGCTTCTCGGACTGGGGATTCCTGCCGTCAGGACTGCCGGTGCTCATCACGGCCTTTCATTTTCACAATATCATCCCCACCATCTGCCGCACGCTGAAACAGGACCGCCGGGCCATACGCACGGCCATCATCGGCGGCACGTCGCTGGGGCTTTTCATGAACATCGTCTGGGTGGTGGTCGTGTGTCTCGCGCTGCCGCTGAGCGGCGCGGACGATTCGGTGGTGTACGCCTTTCGGAATAATCTGCCTGCGACCATCCCGCTGGCGGAGATGATCGCCTCGCCCGTTTTCATGCAGGCCGCGCTGGTCTTTTCCGTGGTTGCCATGACTACGTCCTTCATGGCCAACGGTACCGCGCTCCTGTCGTTCATCCGCGACCTGACGAGCACCTATCTGGGCGTCTCCGGCATGAAGCTGGTTTGGCCGCTGGCGTTTCTGCCCCCGCTGGCCGTGGGCATTTTCTATCCCGATGTCTTTCTGATTGCCCTGAACATCGCCGGAGGGCTCGGGGAGAACCTGCTGTTCGGCATACTTCCCGGATTCCTGCTGGTACGCTATTTCTCGAAAGGGAGCTTCCGGCACCGGCTGGGCCTGTTTCTCGTGGCGGCCTTCAGCGCCGTGCTGATCATCGAACTCGGACAGGAGTTCGGCCTGCTGAACATTTCTCCGGACGTGGAATACTGGACCGCGCATCACGTACAACCGTAA
- a CDS encoding hybrid sensor histidine kinase/response regulator has protein sequence MKKIYLAMAIVLMTAVCAHAQLEKVKKSVLYINSYHHGYRWSDSIFEGIREALEQSEFKIDLQVEYMDTKKYDYDFSAERLLPLFRDKFRKDSFDVVIVSDNDAFTFALDHREELFPGVPIVFCGVNDFSIDSVKNVTGVVENFPVADTLDLALELKPYMDKVIVVGDRSTAGRTIRRQVEAVMPFFEGRLEFEYWSDLTLRQVLQRTEHLPPNAFLFFIPYYVTLDGRSYTSEEVVQAISNSSNVPIFTAWEFLIGHGALGGSLISGYEHGRLAAMLALRILRGENADEIPIIQRPQGDYFFDYNVMKKLGIEESQLPDGSRIVNMPKAFYELPKQLFWTIMIFILVLVIVLVFLTYTIVERKRVEKRIKEQLSFQEILMDTIPQLVSWKDSEQRYLGANRAFTEFFGIGDPQALMGRTDSESLPQRDFAEWVGALDRQVVRTRKALRKIRRNVQNGQGREAWLELNKVPLFDQNGKAVGTLSTAENITKERDLEKQLIQSQKMEAIGTLAGGIAHDFNNILTSIINSTELAMLDVDPDSLAGKDLDRVLKAARRGGHVVKQILAFSRPSQEGFRPTDIGEVVEEVLGLVKASMPGNIQISAELEKDVPATWADPTQLHQVVLNLCTNSFQALRETGGILRVELGGTDLDEEDARTVNLDPGHYLRLAIIDNGPGIPAEILDKIFDPFFTTKGKAEGTGLGLAVVHGIVKGHNGGIRVSSSAGKQTAFEIYLPLLDEGQDAPTALVEGLVQGDGRILFVEDDPDQLETTPRLLESLGYSVSPAADVMRALEFVAQAEEDFDLVITDFDMPGANGVDLAETLADIVPGLPLLLVSGREDAVAAASGLPNIKRVVIKPYDKNIIAEAVATVLSDAKRGDTWPES, from the coding sequence ATGAAGAAGATATACCTTGCGATGGCCATCGTGCTGATGACTGCCGTCTGCGCCCATGCCCAGCTGGAGAAGGTCAAGAAGAGCGTTCTCTACATCAACTCCTACCATCACGGTTACCGCTGGTCGGACAGCATCTTCGAGGGAATCCGCGAAGCGCTGGAGCAGAGCGAGTTCAAGATCGACCTGCAGGTCGAGTACATGGACACCAAGAAGTACGACTACGATTTCTCGGCCGAAAGGCTGCTGCCTCTTTTCCGGGACAAGTTCCGCAAGGACAGCTTCGACGTGGTCATCGTCTCGGACAACGACGCCTTCACTTTCGCCCTTGACCATCGTGAGGAATTGTTTCCGGGCGTTCCCATCGTGTTTTGCGGCGTGAACGACTTCAGCATCGACAGCGTGAAGAACGTCACCGGCGTGGTGGAGAATTTTCCGGTGGCCGATACGCTGGATCTGGCGCTGGAACTCAAGCCCTACATGGACAAGGTTATCGTCGTGGGCGACCGTTCCACCGCTGGGCGGACCATCCGCAGGCAGGTCGAGGCCGTCATGCCTTTCTTCGAGGGACGGCTGGAGTTCGAATACTGGTCCGACCTGACTCTGAGGCAGGTTTTGCAGCGTACCGAGCATCTGCCGCCCAACGCCTTTCTCTTCTTCATTCCGTATTACGTAACGCTCGACGGCCGTTCCTATACCTCCGAGGAGGTGGTGCAGGCCATATCCAACAGCAGCAACGTGCCCATTTTCACGGCGTGGGAGTTCCTCATAGGCCATGGCGCCCTCGGCGGCAGCCTGATCAGCGGCTACGAGCACGGGCGGCTTGCGGCCATGCTCGCCCTGCGCATCCTCAGGGGGGAGAATGCGGACGAGATTCCCATCATCCAGCGCCCGCAAGGCGACTACTTCTTTGACTACAATGTCATGAAGAAACTGGGCATCGAGGAAAGCCAGCTTCCCGATGGCAGCCGGATCGTGAACATGCCCAAGGCGTTCTACGAACTGCCCAAGCAGCTCTTCTGGACCATCATGATTTTCATCCTCGTGTTGGTGATCGTGCTGGTCTTTCTCACCTACACCATCGTGGAGCGAAAGCGGGTCGAGAAGCGCATCAAGGAGCAGCTCTCGTTTCAGGAAATCCTCATGGACACCATCCCGCAGCTCGTCAGCTGGAAAGACAGTGAGCAGCGGTATCTCGGCGCGAACCGGGCCTTTACCGAGTTTTTCGGGATTGGCGACCCACAGGCGCTCATGGGACGCACCGACTCCGAATCCCTGCCGCAGCGCGATTTCGCGGAATGGGTCGGAGCGCTCGACCGGCAGGTGGTCCGCACCCGCAAGGCGCTGCGAAAGATTCGGCGCAACGTCCAGAACGGGCAGGGGCGCGAGGCGTGGCTTGAACTCAACAAGGTCCCGCTGTTCGACCAGAACGGCAAGGCCGTGGGAACGCTCTCCACCGCGGAAAACATCACCAAGGAACGCGACCTCGAAAAGCAGCTTATCCAATCCCAGAAGATGGAGGCCATCGGCACGCTTGCCGGCGGCATCGCGCACGACTTCAACAACATTCTCACGTCCATCATCAACTCCACAGAGCTGGCCATGCTTGACGTTGACCCGGACTCGCTGGCGGGCAAGGATCTGGACCGCGTGCTCAAGGCGGCCCGGCGCGGCGGGCATGTGGTCAAGCAGATACTGGCCTTCAGCCGCCCCTCGCAGGAAGGGTTCCGCCCTACGGACATCGGCGAGGTGGTGGAGGAGGTTCTCGGGCTGGTCAAGGCGTCCATGCCCGGCAACATCCAGATCAGCGCGGAGCTGGAAAAGGACGTCCCGGCCACGTGGGCCGATCCCACGCAGCTGCATCAGGTGGTGCTCAACCTGTGCACCAACTCGTTTCAGGCGCTGCGGGAGACCGGCGGCATCCTGCGTGTGGAGCTTGGCGGAACCGATCTGGACGAGGAGGACGCGCGCACGGTCAACCTCGACCCCGGACATTATCTCCGGCTGGCGATAATCGATAACGGTCCGGGCATTCCGGCGGAAATTCTGGACAAGATTTTCGATCCGTTTTTCACCACCAAGGGCAAGGCGGAAGGCACCGGCCTCGGACTTGCGGTGGTGCACGGCATCGTCAAGGGGCATAACGGCGGCATCCGCGTAAGCAGCTCTGCCGGAAAACAGACCGCTTTCGAAATCTATCTTCCCCTTCTGGACGAAGGGCAGGACGCGCCCACCGCGCTGGTGGAAGGACTGGTGCAGGGCGATGGTCGCATCCTCTTTGTGGAGGACGACCCGGATCAGCTGGAAACCACGCCCCGTCTGCTGGAGAGTCTCGGATACAGCGTGAGTCCCGCGGCGGACGTCATGCGCGCGCTGGAGTTCGTGGCGCAGGCCGAGGAGGATTTCGACCTTGTCATCACCGACTTCGACATGCCCGGCGCCAACGGCGTGGACCTGGCCGAGACCCTCGCGGACATAGTCCCGGGACTCCCGCTGCTGCTGGTTTCCGGCCGTGAAGATGCCGTGGCGGCTGCTTCGGGTTTGCCAAATATAAAGCGCGTTGTTATCAAGCCCTACGACAAAAACATCATCGCCGAGGCGGTGGCTACCGTTTTAAGCGATGCGAAACGAGGTGATACGTGGCCCGAATCCTGA